The Saccharolobus shibatae B12 genomic interval GTTAGAAGAGGCTTGTCCTATATGCAAAATGCCGCTATTTAAATTGAAAAATGGTGATGTTGTATGTCCAGTTCACGGGAAAGTTTATATAGTGAAGAGTGATGATGAGGAGAAGATCGTAAAGAGAAATTTGCAGTTAGATGAAATAGAAAGTATATTAATCGATGGTCTATATTTAAGCGCAAAAAAGATGAAGGAGGATCCATTAGATTCTGACAGGATAATCCAGATTATAAGGTATTTAGATGCATTGGAACGATTAAGGAAGATTAAAATAAATTCTTCTGAATAATTTTTATTGCTTGTTCTAATACTTCATTCTTATCCTTGCTTGCATCTACTATGTAGAAATTATATTCTTTTGCGAGTTTTAGGTATTTTTCTCTAACTTTTGCTAGGCTTTTAATCTTTTCTTCGAAGTTGAATTTATCATTTTTTATTCTACTGATAGCAACTTCAATTGGTAAGTCTAATAATATTACCATATCTGGTTTAGGGAAATAGGAATTCACCATTTTTATCCATTGCTCATCTACTCCTAGAGCCCCTTGATAGGCTATGCTGGAGAAATAATATCTGTCAAGTATTATTAGATCAGCATCCTTTATTTTAGATAGCCAATTAACGTGTATTTCTCGGTCTGCTGCAAAGAGCAATACTAATAGGATTGGATCATTCCAGCCAATTTTTTCTATTAACTTTATTATATCTTCAGAAAATGGCTCTCTCGTAACAATCACGTCCAGTTTCATTTTAGATTCTAGATGCTCCTTTAATAGATTCGCAAGTGTTGTTTTGCCTGACCCATCTATTCCTTCAATTGCAATTAGCTTTTGCATTTTCTAAATCTAATTCTTCTTTCCTCAAATTTATCATTTAAGCTAATATACCCTAAAACTAATCCTGTAAACTTGTTTACTCTACTTAGTATTGTTATTTCGTTTACCTTTAGGTCAACTAATAGGGCGGCTCCTATGATTTTCTTATTTTCTATTATGCCTAGTAGTGCTCCTTTTAGTAAATTAAGTGGTATATAATAACCTACACATGGTTCTTCGTCAGATAGTTGTATATACTCTCCCCATGCGCAATATAGAATGTTTGATATTTGTTTTCCTAATAAATTTTCAGATAGGGTTTTTATGTTCTTTGCTTCATTAAAATATCTCTCATATTTTGCTATTCTATTTACTTTTCTTTCAGATCTAGACTTATGCAGATTTACGCTTTTTAAAAGAATTGCTTTGTTTCTATAATTTTCAGGTAATGAATCTTTTATTTTCCGATCAAATACTATTATATAATCAGGATCAATTGTGTATATTAATTCGAATTTGTGTAACATTGAATTTAGTCCAACAGTCCACCCATCAGTGTCTATTACTGTTAGTTTTTCCTTTGGTGTTGTTTCATAGAGTCTCAATATTTTTTGAACGTGTAGTCTAGGATTCGTTGAAGGTGTTATATCTCCAAAGAATTCTAGAGTATCATACCCAAGCTCCTCTAGATTAAGGGTTTTTCTCATCGGTTTTAATTCTGCTATGAAGGTTGGTAGAAATAAAGTGGATTGCCCAACATCTGCATCTATAATCTTCAAGTAAGAAGTGGCAAGGTTGGTGAATAGATTGGTCAAGTAGGTTTTTCCGGAATCTATGTTTCCTAGAAGCAATACTACTCCTCTTGTGTTTATAATCTCTTCAACTATTTCATCCCATCTTAAATTTAAATTGCCTAACAGCTTTTTACAATCCATCTCTAACCTTGTATTTTCATCATAAACAAGAGTATACGTCTTATCTGATGGTATTGTTAATAAATCGTTTTTCTGTATCTCTATTCCAAGTATTCTAGCCTCTCCCTCTAAAACTTTTATTGTACAAGGCCCTTGTATTATCTGTTCTTTTTTCATGAAGATGCCCTTAAGGCTATACTATACGCTGCTCTTATGTCTTTATCCTTTATCTGATTAAAGGGTGATTTCGCATTTGTATACTTCTCGTCTATACTCTTTACATTTTCGTAGATAGTTGAGAGAACACTATATATTTCTTTTCCATATTTATTTCCAATACCTACTCCTATTATTTTCCTTTTTGCTGGGTATGTAATTAGGATTTCACTAATTGCGTTAATTAAAGGTTGAAGTCCATAAGATCTTCTATATTCTATCAATTCTCCATCTATGAGTGCAACAACAGTTAAATAGGGTGAATTGGTATCTATGCCTATTAGTAGTTCGTTGAACTCCTGTTTTCCCCTTGAGATAGCTATTATACGACCCACATATCTAAGGATATCACTTCTTTCATTTACTGAATCTATTACTATTTTCACTTCTCCATTCTCAGAAATCTGTATATTTCTTCTCTTTAACTCATCTAATATGTTCTTATATACTTTAGGAGAATCAGTGATAATTGCTACATTTTTTATTTTCACATGTAAGATGTTTATTTAGTGAGTTATAAGCTTTGAATTTGTCAACATTTGTATTTGAAAGGGGAAATTTGGTGTCAATATACGGCGAGTCTGGGGTAGGAAAGACGAGTCTTTCGTTAGAATTGGCCTTGCAAATAAGGACTTCCGTTTTCATCTCGACTGAAGGTTCTCTTTTTGAGGCTAGGTTAGAAAAGATTAAGGTTGGTCAAGGAGTTTATTTCGCTTCTGTCAAAAGCAATATTGAACTATTTAATGGAATAATCAATTCTTTGGAATATAAGCCTAGTCTTATAGTAGTTGACGCAATTAATACGTTTTATAGATATGAACGGAATGTACATAGTTTCTTAAAACTATTAATTATCTTGAGGTCGATCGCCCAGTCTAACGTAAAAATTCTATTAGTTTGGGAAGTATCAGCCAATAATAAGGTGGCTGGGGAAAAATTTATGCGAAAGTTCTCCGATGATGTTTTGAGGATTACTAAATCTTATATAATAGGTAACCTTAGGAGATGTAAATTTAAGATAACTGAAAGGGGTGTAATTGGTTGTCTATAGCATACGATCTTCTATTATCAATTCTCATATATCTACCTGCATTTGTTGCTAATGGAAGTGGTCCATTCATTAAAAGGGGGACTCCAATAGATTTTGGTAAGAACTTCGTAGATGGGAGGAGAGTATTTGGAGATGGGAAGACCTTTGAGGGCCTAATTATTGCATTAACTTTCGGTACTACAGTAGGTGTTATTATATCTAAATTTTTTACAGCTGAGTGGATTCTTATATCGTTTTTAGAGTCCTTATTCGCAATGATAGGGGATATGATTGGTGCCTTTATAAAGAGGAGACTTGGTATACCTAGGGGTGGAAGGGTTTTAGGGTTAGATCAATTAGATTTTGTCTTAGGGGCTTCTCTAATACTTGTGTTGATTCGTGTAAATATTACGTGGTATCAGTTTTTGTTCATATGTCTGTTAGCTTTCTTTTTGCATCAAGGGACAAACTACGTTGCTTATTTGCTAAAAATTAAAAATGTCCCATGGTGAAGTAATATCATGCCAAAAAAGTATAACAGACTTTACAACGAGGTTATAAATAGCTATGTAATTTTGATTCTAATATTTATTCTAATTATTGGTATATTGGGAGTTATTGCTTTTCCTTATTATATTTCACCGTTAAATAACGGACAAGCATTAAATAGCGCTGGTTACCTTGCGCTAGGAGTTATTATAATAATATTTTTGCTCTTGGGAGTTTACTTCATGGAGAGAAATGAGCATAGTTTAGGTGCAATGTCAATTCTAATTTCGCTTATAATTTTGGTTTTAG includes:
- the tmk gene encoding dTMP kinase, coding for MQKLIAIEGIDGSGKTTLANLLKEHLESKMKLDVIVTREPFSEDIIKLIEKIGWNDPILLVLLFAADREIHVNWLSKIKDADLIILDRYYFSSIAYQGALGVDEQWIKMVNSYFPKPDMVILLDLPIEVAISRIKNDKFNFEEKIKSLAKVREKYLKLAKEYNFYIVDASKDKNEVLEQAIKIIQKNLF
- a CDS encoding Sjogren's syndrome/scleroderma autoantigen 1 family protein, which codes for MTNESEVGVKKAAELLRQGATMLEEACPICKMPLFKLKNGDVVCPVHGKVYIVKSDDEEKIVKRNLQLDEIESILIDGLYLSAKKMKEDPLDSDRIIQIIRYLDALERLRKIKINSSE
- a CDS encoding CDP-2,3-bis-(O-geranylgeranyl)-sn-glycerol synthase, with amino-acid sequence MSIAYDLLLSILIYLPAFVANGSGPFIKRGTPIDFGKNFVDGRRVFGDGKTFEGLIIALTFGTTVGVIISKFFTAEWILISFLESLFAMIGDMIGAFIKRRLGIPRGGRVLGLDQLDFVLGASLILVLIRVNITWYQFLFICLLAFFLHQGTNYVAYLLKIKNVPW
- a CDS encoding AAA family ATPase, translated to MNLSTFVFERGNLVSIYGESGVGKTSLSLELALQIRTSVFISTEGSLFEARLEKIKVGQGVYFASVKSNIELFNGIINSLEYKPSLIVVDAINTFYRYERNVHSFLKLLIILRSIAQSNVKILLVWEVSANNKVAGEKFMRKFSDDVLRITKSYIIGNLRRCKFKITERGVIGCL
- a CDS encoding Clp1/GlmU family protein — encoded protein: MKKEQIIQGPCTIKVLEGEARILGIEIQKNDLLTIPSDKTYTLVYDENTRLEMDCKKLLGNLNLRWDEIVEEIINTRGVVLLLGNIDSGKTYLTNLFTNLATSYLKIIDADVGQSTLFLPTFIAELKPMRKTLNLEELGYDTLEFFGDITPSTNPRLHVQKILRLYETTPKEKLTVIDTDGWTVGLNSMLHKFELIYTIDPDYIIVFDRKIKDSLPENYRNKAILLKSVNLHKSRSERKVNRIAKYERYFNEAKNIKTLSENLLGKQISNILYCAWGEYIQLSDEEPCVGYYIPLNLLKGALLGIIENKKIIGAALLVDLKVNEITILSRVNKFTGLVLGYISLNDKFEERRIRFRKCKS